The nucleotide window TCGGCAGTTACGATGTCAATGTTCATTACGATAGCGATCTCTTCAGCATCAGCAACATCACTTGGGGCGATGCAGTACAAGGCAATCAATTGGATCTGCTCGGCTTTGGCAGCTTGCAAGATAACAGCAGCAGCCTTGACTGGTTAACTATGCTGGAAGTCTCTTTTGATGAAATCGCCGATTTGGAATTGCTGCAAGCGGGAGAATTTACCTTGTTCAGTATATTGCTCAGCGCAATTGCTCTTGGCAGCGGAGATTTTTCGCTAACCGCTAATACAATAGGCGATGCTTACGGTCAGGATTTATTTATCGACACCATTAACAGCACAACAGTGAATGTAAACGCAGTCGCTGTACCTGAACCATCGGGAGTGTTGTTATTGTTAGTCGGCCTTATCGCTGCTGCATTATTGCGCTCAAGGTTGTCGCACTCATCAAAATAAATATTAATTCAGTAAAATCTACCAATAAAAAACCGCTCACTGATCATGAGCGGTTTTTTATTTTTATTGCGCACAGGCAATATCTGTTTGCTAACTTAACACCAGATTGTCGCGGTGAATTAATTCGTTGTCGTCGCGGTAGCCGAGAATCTCGGCGATTTGACTGCTGGGTTTGCCAATGATTTTGCGCGCTTCGTCGGCGTGGTAATTAATTAAACCGCGAGCAATTTCTTTTCCGGTTAGGTCTACGCAAATTACCATGTCACCGCGGGTAAAATCGCCGCGCACATCTTTTACTCCCACCGGCAAAATGCTTTTGCCCTGCTCACGCACGACGCGCACAGCGCCGTCATCCAGCACAATAGTGCCGCGCGTTTGCAATTGACCGGAAATCCAACGCTTGCGTGCCGCTTGCGGCTGTTGTTCTGCCCACAAAAAAGTCCCCAGATTTTCACCGGCGGCGATACGCAATAATGCATTTTCAATTCTGCCACCGACAATTACTGTGTCCGCACCCGAGCGAGCCGCCACACGTGCAGCGCGCACTTTAGTAATCATGCCGCCACGCCCAAGCGCGCCACCGGTGCCGCCCGCCATTTGTTCAAGGCGCGAATCATCTGCCGCAATTTCACTCAACAATTGCGCGCCGGGATTATTGCGCGGATCACTGTCGTACATGCCTTTTTGGTCAGTGAGAATCACCAACAAATCCGCTTCAATTAAATTCGCCACCAATGCGCCGAGCGTGTCGTTATCGCCAAAGCGAATTTCTTCGGTGGTAACCGTATCGTTTTCATTTATTACCGGCACCACATTAAAACCAATCAGGGTTTTCAGTGTAGAACGAGCATTTAAATAACGCTGACGCGACGAGAGATCGTCGTGATCCAACAGTACTTGCGCAGTGAGCAAACCATAACGTTGGAATTCCACCTCATAGGTTTGGATCAAACTCATTTGGCCGACGGCAGCGGCAGCTTGCAGTTGATGGATTTCGGTGGGGCGCGCAGCCCAACCCAAACGGCGCATACCGGCCGCAACTGCACCCGATGACACCAACACCAACTCAATACCGCGCAAGCGCAGCTCGGCCATTTGTTTTACCCATCCGGCAATGGCTTCCGCATCCAGACCTTTGCCGTCGTTGGTCAGGAGCGCGCTGCCAATTTTTACTACCCAGCGTTTGGCTTGGGGAATGATGTCTCTTTTACTCATGCGCGAAATACACTTCAAAGGAATTCGTTAAATTTATCTGCAAAACCGCCAGCGCCTAATGCAACACGCCCGGAGCATTGCCCGGGCGTGAGGTTACACTATTTTTTTATATCCGCTAATCAGCACAATTAGTGATTAACGTAAATGACTTCAACATCGTAATCATCTTCGTTGAAATTATCGTCATCATCTTCGCCACGTGCACGACGCGCTTCACGCTGTGCCTGACGCAATTCTTCAATGCGCTCACGCGCTTCTTGCGCCATCTGGTTTTGCATTTCCAATTCGCGCTCACGCGCTTCAGGGTTGGATTTTTCTTCTTCCCAAATTTCTTCCAACAAATCCATCGCCTTGCCCGCGAGCGGCATGGTGCCTTCGCGGTTTAATGCGGAGATACGGAATACCGGACCAGTCCAACCCAGCTCATCCACCACTGCCTGACAGCGCGCTTCCACTTCATCGGGCGGAAGCAAATCGATTTTATTGAGCAACAACCAGCGGTCGCGCTTGGCGAGTGTCGGGCTGAATTTTTCTAATTCGTTGGCGATGATGCGCACATTGTCAGCAGGGTTGGATTCATCCACCGGTGCCATATCGACCATATGCATCAATACGCGGCAGCGTGTGAGATGCTTGAGGAAGCGCACACCAAGACCCGCGCCTTCTGCAGCACCTTCGATAACACCGGGAATGTCGGCAATCACAAAACTGCGATGCTGCTGCACTTTGACTACACCGAGATTTGGTACCAGTGTGGTGAAGGGATAATCGGCCACTTTGGGTTTGGCCGAACTCACCGCGCGGATAAAACTGGATTTACCGGCATTGGGTAAACCGAGCATGCCCACATCAGCAAGAACTTTTAATTCGAGCTTTAAATTGCGCGACTCGCCGGGAGTACCGGGCGATGTTTTGCGCGGCGTACGGTTGGTACTGGTTTTAAAGCGAGTATTACCCAAACCATGGAAACCACCTTGAGCGACTTTTAATTTTTGGCCATGTTCAGTCAAATCGCCAAACACTTCCTCGGTATCAAGATCGATAACGGTTGTACCGACGGGAACCGGCAAAAATAAATCGGCACCTTTGGCACCGGTACAATCTTTGCTGCCGCCTTTCTCGCCATTTTCAGCGCGATATTTGGGCACAAAACGGTAATCGATCAGGGTATTCAGGTTTTCATCAGCAACCAGGTAAACACTGCCGCCGTCTCCGCCATCACCACCGTCCGGGCCACCTTTGGAAATAAACTTTTCCCTCCGGAAGCTCATGAATCCGTTGCCACCGTTACCGGCTTCAACATGAATGGGGGCTTCATCAACAAATTTCACAACACACTCCAGAGGAATAAAAATTCAAACACTTTTAAGACACTACATATCGCCGCTTCTGTGCATCCATGCACCCGCGGCATACCGTTCTTCCTGAACATAAAAAAGCCCTGACGTTATCGGCAGGGCTTTTTTATTGTTCTTCATTGCCCACTGCAAGCAGCAAGCTTGGCTGGTTTCAGCGCAGTATTAAACAGCAGGAATAATGCTGACGTACTGACGGCCAAAAGCGCCTTTAATTTCGAACTTAACGGTACCGTCCACTTTCGCGAACAGAGTGTGGTCTTTACCCAGACCTACGTTTGGACCAGCG belongs to Cellvibrio sp. pealriver and includes:
- a CDS encoding cohesin domain-containing protein, whose protein sequence is MKKIFASLLAFGLSLSLNANAISIDLIADKTTANIGDNIELQVRISGLEGASALGSYDVNVHYDSDLFSISNITWGDAVQGNQLDLLGFGSLQDNSSSLDWLTMLEVSFDEIADLELLQAGEFTLFSILLSAIALGSGDFSLTANTIGDAYGQDLFIDTINSTTVNVNAVAVPEPSGVLLLLVGLIAAALLRSRLSHSSK
- the proB gene encoding glutamate 5-kinase, translated to MSKRDIIPQAKRWVVKIGSALLTNDGKGLDAEAIAGWVKQMAELRLRGIELVLVSSGAVAAGMRRLGWAARPTEIHQLQAAAAVGQMSLIQTYEVEFQRYGLLTAQVLLDHDDLSSRQRYLNARSTLKTLIGFNVVPVINENDTVTTEEIRFGDNDTLGALVANLIEADLLVILTDQKGMYDSDPRNNPGAQLLSEIAADDSRLEQMAGGTGGALGRGGMITKVRAARVAARSGADTVIVGGRIENALLRIAAGENLGTFLWAEQQPQAARKRWISGQLQTRGTIVLDDGAVRVVREQGKSILPVGVKDVRGDFTRGDMVICVDLTGKEIARGLINYHADEARKIIGKPSSQIAEILGYRDDNELIHRDNLVLS
- the cgtA gene encoding Obg family GTPase CgtA, with protein sequence MKFVDEAPIHVEAGNGGNGFMSFRREKFISKGGPDGGDGGDGGSVYLVADENLNTLIDYRFVPKYRAENGEKGGSKDCTGAKGADLFLPVPVGTTVIDLDTEEVFGDLTEHGQKLKVAQGGFHGLGNTRFKTSTNRTPRKTSPGTPGESRNLKLELKVLADVGMLGLPNAGKSSFIRAVSSAKPKVADYPFTTLVPNLGVVKVQQHRSFVIADIPGVIEGAAEGAGLGVRFLKHLTRCRVLMHMVDMAPVDESNPADNVRIIANELEKFSPTLAKRDRWLLLNKIDLLPPDEVEARCQAVVDELGWTGPVFRISALNREGTMPLAGKAMDLLEEIWEEEKSNPEARERELEMQNQMAQEARERIEELRQAQREARRARGEDDDDNFNEDDYDVEVIYVNH